A single Anopheles funestus chromosome 2RL, idAnoFuneDA-416_04, whole genome shotgun sequence DNA region contains:
- the LOC125766515 gene encoding uncharacterized protein LOC125766515 — translation MQLPKARCSQIHSISRQQLDSSVKCAQHLVCKCINMKQFLTVVLLLLIVLCSMLMSVESAIGGDRLVFHVPINYKNVHMTKTRVKPVHHRTFQKTDYKLLGYSMDKHAHGAMEHMSPMEYLAKMQILRG, via the exons ATGCAGCTACCCAAGGCAAGATGTAGTCAAATTCATTCGATAAGCCGCCAACAACTGGACTCCTCTGTCAAGTGTGCTCAACACCTGGTCTGCAAGTGTATCaacatgaaacaatttttg ACCGTTGTGCTATTGCTGCTGATCGTACTATGCAGTATGTTGATGAGCGTTGAGTCAGCAATTGGTGGCGATCGATTAGTTTTCCACGTACCAATCAACTACAAAAACGTGCACATGACAAAGACACGTGTGAAACCGGTCCATCATCGAACGTTCCAGAAGACGGACTACAAACTGTTAGGCTACAGCATGGACAAACACGCCCATGGAGCGATGGAGCACATGTCACCGATGGAGTATCTGGCAAAGATGCAAATTCTACG TGGATGA
- the LOC125766504 gene encoding uncharacterized protein LOC125766504, giving the protein MNLQQVVLSLGVFTTLLRDRCYADDDTEHVHIKLHVPEIINRHVHVKTKYMHVYHPKKIVQEMPPTFVDQPPMDHGMWMPSGAIPSAMVSSPSSALSSALSSASSSAMASLSSMVQDKLSTQLAQELMMRYRNLDAPTVGATSDLRETGDASDYLRDYYRQQRKLSDQLMLQEAMQLPNFAQTKYLSNMGYNWDKSFGVKSGDGETTNLLPKKSKKKKAYGHL; this is encoded by the exons ATGAATCTTCAGCAAGTTGTCTTAAGTTTGGGCGTGTTTACAACACTGCTACGTGATCGGTGTTATGCCGATGATGACACAGAACA CGTTCACATCAAGCTACACGTACCCGAAATTATCAACCGGCACGTCCACGTCAAGACGAAGTACATGCACGTGTACCATCCGAAAAAGATCGTTCAGGAGATGCCTCCAACGTTTGTCGACCAGCCACCAATGGATCACGGCATGTGGATGCCATCCGGTGCCATACCCTCGGCCATGGTTTCTTCCCCATCGTCGGCCCTCTCGTCGGCCCTCTCGTCAGCCTCTTCCTCAGCGATGGCTTCCCTTTCCTCGATGGTGCAGGACAAACTGTCGACGCAGCTCGCACAAGAGTTGATGATGCGCTACCGCAACCTAGACGCGCCCACTGTTGGAGCGACGAGCGATCTACGTGAAACTGGTGATGCTTCCGATTACCTTCGGGATTACTACCGCCAGCAGCGGAAGTTGTCCGATCAGCTAATGTTACAGGAAGCGATGCAGCTGCCAAACTTTGCACAAACGAAGTATCTGTCCAACATGGGATACAATTGGGACAAATCGTTTGGTGTCAAGTCGGGCGATGGTGAAACCACGAATCTGCTGCCAAAGAAgtcaaagaagaagaaggctTATGGCCACCTGTAG